One part of the Nostoc sp. PCC 7120 = FACHB-418 genome encodes these proteins:
- a CDS encoding NAD(P)H-quinone oxidoreductase subunit F — MNQFLFATSWCVPFYSLLGALLTLPWGIGIVRRTGPRPAAYFNLLTTIVGFAHSLWVFKDIWSREQENLVITWFQAADLNLSFALELSPVSMGATVLITGLSLLAQIYALGYMEKDWSLARFFGLLGFFEAALSGLAISDSLFLSYGLLEILTLSTYLLVGFWYAQPLVVTAARDAFWTKRVGDLLLLMAVVTLSTLAGSLNFSDLYEWVQTANLDPVTATLLCLGLIAGPAGKCAQFPLHLWLDEAMEGPNPASVMRNSLVVAGGAYLLYKLQPILILSPVALNVLIIIGGVTAIGASLVSIAQTDIKRALSHSTSAYMGLVFLAVGLEQGGVALMLLLTHAIAKALLFMSSGSVIFTTHSQDLTEMGGLWSRMPATTTAFVVGSAGMVTLLPLGSFWAMLSWADGLVRVSPWVIGVLILVNGLTALNLTRVFRLAFWGQPQQKTRRAPEVGWTMAFPMVTLIILTLLLPLMLQQWYLLPAWESIDWYVVLVLVSSTVAGVVIGSTIHLHKAWSRSTVLAWRFIQDLLGYDFYIDRIYRLTVVSAVALLSRISAWSDRYLVDGLVNLVGFATIFGGQGLKYSISGQSQGYMLTILAVVGALGFFISWSLGLLDKLPF, encoded by the coding sequence ATGAATCAGTTTCTATTTGCAACAAGTTGGTGTGTGCCTTTTTACAGCTTGCTAGGCGCACTGTTGACATTACCTTGGGGAATAGGAATAGTTCGACGCACTGGGCCTAGGCCTGCGGCGTATTTTAACTTGTTGACTACCATTGTGGGCTTTGCTCATAGCCTATGGGTATTTAAGGATATTTGGAGCAGAGAACAAGAAAATTTAGTGATTACTTGGTTTCAAGCTGCGGATTTAAACTTATCCTTTGCGTTGGAACTCTCACCTGTCAGCATGGGAGCGACAGTATTAATCACAGGGTTAAGTTTGTTAGCGCAAATTTATGCCTTGGGTTACATGGAGAAAGACTGGTCATTGGCGCGTTTTTTCGGTCTGCTCGGCTTTTTTGAAGCAGCACTGAGCGGTTTAGCTATTAGCGACTCTTTATTTCTCAGCTATGGACTATTGGAAATATTGACGCTTTCCACTTACTTACTTGTAGGTTTTTGGTACGCTCAACCGCTAGTGGTAACAGCTGCACGGGATGCTTTTTGGACAAAGCGCGTGGGTGACTTGTTGCTGTTGATGGCTGTAGTCACACTTTCCACCTTAGCGGGTAGTTTGAACTTTTCAGATTTATATGAGTGGGTACAAACTGCGAATTTAGACCCCGTAACTGCAACATTGTTGTGTTTAGGGTTGATTGCGGGCCCGGCTGGTAAATGCGCTCAGTTCCCCTTGCATCTGTGGTTGGATGAGGCTATGGAAGGGCCCAACCCAGCATCTGTGATGCGGAACTCACTGGTGGTTGCTGGTGGTGCTTATCTATTATACAAACTACAACCAATTTTAATTCTGTCGCCAGTGGCGTTGAATGTGCTGATTATCATTGGTGGGGTGACAGCAATTGGTGCTAGTTTGGTTTCCATTGCTCAGACTGATATTAAGCGGGCTTTGTCTCATTCCACCAGTGCATATATGGGTTTGGTTTTTCTGGCGGTGGGCTTAGAACAGGGTGGTGTAGCTTTGATGCTGTTGTTGACCCATGCGATCGCCAAAGCGTTACTATTTATGAGTTCGGGTTCTGTCATATTCACGACTCATAGTCAAGACTTGACAGAGATGGGTGGTTTATGGTCACGGATGCCAGCTACTACGACTGCCTTTGTGGTTGGTTCTGCCGGGATGGTGACACTGTTACCACTAGGTAGCTTTTGGGCGATGTTGTCTTGGGCTGACGGTTTGGTAAGAGTTAGCCCTTGGGTAATTGGAGTTTTAATTTTAGTCAATGGTTTGACGGCTTTGAACTTGACGCGAGTATTTAGACTGGCATTTTGGGGTCAACCGCAACAAAAGACCCGCCGTGCGCCAGAGGTTGGCTGGACAATGGCTTTCCCGATGGTGACATTGATAATATTGACTTTATTATTACCCCTGATGTTACAGCAGTGGTACTTATTACCAGCTTGGGAAAGTATTGACTGGTACGTTGTTTTAGTTTTGGTTTCCTCTACGGTGGCTGGTGTAGTGATTGGGTCAACGATTCATTTACACAAAGCTTGGTCTCGTTCCACAGTTTTGGCTTGGAGATTCATACAGGATTTATTGGGTTATGACTTCTACATTGACCGCATTTATCGCTTGACAGTTGTGAGTGCAGTAGCTTTATTGTCGAGGATTTCTGCTTGGAGCGATCGCTATTTAGTTGATGGTTTAGTGAACTTAGTGGGCTTTGCCACAATTTTCGGCGGGCAAGGTTTGAAATATAGCATTTCCGGTCAATCCCAAGGATATATGTTGACTATCCTCGCCGTAGTTGGTGCTTTAGGCTTTTTCATTAGCTGGTCATTAGGCTTACTGGATAAATTGCCTTTTTAG
- the nifH gene encoding nitrogenase iron protein, which yields MSIDKKIRQIAFYGKGGIGKSTTSQNTLAAMAEMGQRILIVGCDPKADSTRLMLHSKAQTTVLHLAAERGAVEDLELEEVMLTGFRGVKCVESGGPEPGVGCAGRGIITAINFLEENGAYQDVDFVSYDVLGDVVCGGFAMPIRENKAQEIYIVTSGEMMAMYAANNIARGILKYAHTGGVRLGGLICNSRNVDREIELIETLAKRLNTQMIHYVPRDNIVQHAELRRMTVNEYAPDSNQGNEYRILANKIINNENLKIPTPIEMEELEELLIEFGILESEENAAKMIATTSESKSK from the coding sequence ATGAGTATCGACAAGAAAATTAGACAAATTGCTTTCTACGGTAAAGGCGGTATTGGTAAGTCTACCACTTCTCAAAACACCTTGGCAGCTATGGCAGAAATGGGTCAACGCATCCTTATCGTAGGTTGCGACCCTAAAGCTGACTCCACCCGTTTGATGCTGCACTCCAAAGCTCAAACCACCGTTCTTCACTTGGCTGCTGAACGTGGTGCAGTAGAAGACCTCGAACTCGAAGAAGTAATGTTGACCGGCTTCCGTGGCGTTAAGTGCGTGGAATCTGGTGGTCCAGAACCCGGTGTAGGTTGCGCTGGTCGTGGTATTATCACCGCCATCAACTTCTTAGAAGAAAACGGCGCTTACCAAGACGTTGATTTCGTATCTTATGACGTATTAGGCGACGTTGTATGCGGCGGTTTCGCAATGCCTATCCGCGAAAATAAAGCGCAAGAAATATACATCGTCACATCAGGTGAAATGATGGCAATGTATGCTGCTAACAACATTGCTCGTGGTATTTTGAAATATGCCCACACTGGTGGTGTACGTTTAGGCGGTTTAATTTGTAACAGCCGTAACGTTGACAGAGAAATCGAACTTATCGAAACTCTGGCAAAACGTTTGAACACCCAAATGATTCACTACGTACCCCGCGACAACATTGTTCAACACGCTGAGTTGCGCCGGATGACAGTTAACGAATACGCACCCGATAGCAACCAAGGTAACGAATACCGGATTTTAGCTAACAAAATCATCAACAACGAAAATCTGAAGATTCCTACCCCAATTGAAATGGAAGAATTAGAAGAGTTGCTGATTGAGTTCGGTATTCTCGAAAGCGAAGAAAATGCTGCAAAAATGATTGCTACAACTTCAGAAAGCAAATCTAAGTAA
- a CDS encoding NADH-quinone oxidoreductase subunit M encodes MLSVLIFAPLLGALLIGLLPSGINGRSSRNVALIFASVTFLWSVILASQFQPGEVNQQFSEFLPWIDTLGLSYNLGVDGLSLPLLVLNGLLTGIAIYSSDESLQRPKFYYSLILVLSAGVSGAFLAQDLLLFFLFYELELIPLYLLIAIWGGARRGYAATKFLIYTAFSGILILASFLGLVWLSGSGSFALSTLNAQSLPLATQLLLLAGILVGFGIKMPLVPFHTWLPDAHVEASTPISVLLAGVLLKLGTYGLLRFGMNLLPAAWNYLAPWLAAWAVVSVLYGSSCAIAQTDMKKMVAYSSIGHMGYVLLAAAAATPLSTLGAVMQMISHGLISALLFLLVGVVYKKAGSRDLDVIRGLLNPERGMPVIGTLMIVGVMASAGTPGMVGFISEFIIFRGSFAVFPVQTLLSMIGTGLTAVYFLILVNKAFFGRLSAQVMNLPRIYWSDRAPAFILAVLIVIFGIQPSWLARWTEPTITAMFSVESTVATVSLNKVKEKS; translated from the coding sequence ATGCTTAGTGTATTGATCTTTGCCCCATTGTTGGGTGCGCTGCTAATTGGTCTACTCCCATCTGGTATTAATGGGAGAAGTTCCCGTAATGTGGCATTGATTTTTGCCAGTGTGACTTTTCTGTGGTCGGTGATACTGGCTAGCCAGTTTCAACCAGGAGAAGTTAACCAACAGTTTAGTGAGTTTCTACCTTGGATAGATACCTTGGGATTGAGTTATAATCTTGGTGTGGATGGTCTATCTTTGCCATTGCTGGTGTTGAATGGATTATTAACTGGCATTGCCATTTACAGCAGCGATGAATCCTTGCAACGTCCCAAGTTTTATTACTCCTTGATATTGGTGTTGAGTGCTGGGGTATCAGGAGCCTTTCTGGCACAAGATTTACTACTATTCTTCCTGTTTTACGAGCTGGAACTCATTCCTCTGTATCTCTTAATTGCAATTTGGGGTGGTGCAAGACGAGGCTATGCAGCTACGAAATTTTTGATCTACACTGCTTTTTCGGGAATTTTGATTTTAGCCAGTTTCTTGGGCTTGGTTTGGTTGAGTGGGTCTGGTAGTTTTGCACTATCAACCTTAAATGCTCAGTCTCTACCCTTAGCAACTCAACTATTACTTCTAGCAGGGATTTTAGTAGGTTTTGGCATCAAAATGCCCTTAGTTCCTTTTCACACTTGGTTACCAGATGCACACGTTGAAGCCTCTACACCGATTTCTGTGTTGCTGGCTGGGGTACTGTTGAAGTTGGGAACTTATGGCTTGTTGCGATTTGGGATGAACTTGTTACCAGCAGCCTGGAATTATTTAGCACCTTGGTTGGCGGCTTGGGCGGTGGTAAGTGTGTTGTATGGTTCATCATGTGCGATCGCGCAAACAGACATGAAAAAAATGGTAGCCTACAGTTCAATAGGACATATGGGCTATGTGCTGTTAGCGGCGGCGGCAGCTACACCTTTAAGTACCTTGGGCGCTGTCATGCAGATGATTAGCCACGGTTTAATTTCGGCACTGTTGTTTTTGTTGGTGGGGGTTGTGTATAAAAAAGCAGGTAGCCGCGATTTAGATGTAATCCGAGGCTTATTGAACCCAGAACGGGGTATGCCTGTAATTGGTACTTTGATGATTGTTGGCGTGATGGCTAGCGCCGGGACTCCGGGGATGGTGGGATTTATCTCCGAATTTATTATATTTCGGGGTTCTTTTGCGGTTTTTCCGGTGCAAACCCTGTTGTCGATGATTGGTACTGGGTTAACGGCGGTTTACTTTTTAATTCTCGTCAATAAAGCATTTTTTGGGCGCTTATCGGCCCAGGTGATGAATTTACCACGGATTTATTGGAGCGATCGCGCTCCTGCCTTTATCTTAGCGGTGCTAATTGTGATTTTTGGTATCCAACCTTCTTGGTTAGCCCGTTGGACTGAACCTACCATTACAGCTATGTTTAGTGTTGAAAGTACGGTGGCAACAGTCTCTTTAAATAAAGTAAAGGAGAAAAGTTAA
- a CDS encoding HEAT repeat domain-containing protein: MILDLLAVWGVTQAVGFAFKSIFEDLAKDAAKDWAKDLLKAVPNNILQKLQKEDIETAAGKALKEFLQLMQQELEDADLEEADLQRYNQPLTTFIHNKSLQHLLGLPFQPDCQVIDYQSLVTAWYAENLLPLPQAFDWERLAKRYLKKVKAIIRESDKLRPIFDSQNLEEVRDSLQQMAGIPTEFDLLGYQEGLRERYSNLKLDSLDTTGYAYNELKLWRMFIAQNVREVHQVLPQVHELPKEHLKRLRESNQIEDISLDELAYYKQVYIEQPTFSILDVINNRQNYQYIVILGDPGSGKSTLLQFLALNWAETPLGNAIYQPLPLLIELRTYMRRRENNECSNFIDFFHKSSGIVHHLNQHKLHEQLKTGNALVMFDGLDEVFEQGKREDIITDIHRFTNQYPDVRVIVTSRVIGYKPQRLRDAEFRHFMLQDLEPEQIQDFIHRWHELTFCDEGDRRRKKERLHRAIDTSHAIAELAGNPLLLTMMAILNRNQELPRDRATLYEQASRVLLHQWDVERALVEDYRLDPKTIDYKDKQAMLRQVAYRMQTSEKGLAGNLISTGDLEKILIRYLKNIEFEQPIIVARVMINQLRTRNFMLSYLGADYYAFVHRTFLEYFCAWEFVWQFKETQTLSIKDLNHEVFGKHWQDETWHEVLRLITGMIEPRFVCEILDYLMAQNGETEKFINLFLAAKCLAEVRNRLLVASTATKLLHQIKALTKYDLGYYYQPYLDEEETQLVQEIRTKAVTSVATTWKDDPETLTWLKQLATADEREYVRSVALQELARGFKDDPDTLPWLKKCATTDSDGTVRQAAVQELAKVFKDDPDTLPIVKQRGTIDENEYVRQVAVQELARVFKDNPNTLPWLKQRTIEDNSGAVRQVAVQELARGFKDSPDTLPWLKQCTTAHDWTVRQAALQELARVFKDDYDTLSILKQSAAHDENEYVRQAAVQELARGFKDDPDTISILKQSAIADKSFDVRQVAVQELARGFKDDSQTLSWLKQCATIDGDKYVRRAAVQELARGFKDDPDILPLLKLRAIVDTHADVRRAAVQELARGFKDDPDTLPILKQRATSDDNESVRRAAVQELARGFKDDSDTLPILKKRATSDKYANVRQAALQELARGFQDDPDTLPILKKRAMTDQHLDVRHTALQELTRSFKDDPSIFEVFYNCAVNDPFTREYNFQLNPRQLALETIIEQYPHHPQTIKLLRDRATNDPDEQVREFASKKLQQGL; encoded by the coding sequence ATGATATTAGATTTGTTAGCTGTTTGGGGCGTAACTCAAGCTGTCGGGTTTGCTTTTAAGTCGATTTTTGAGGACTTAGCAAAGGACGCAGCGAAGGACTGGGCTAAGGACTTATTAAAAGCGGTTCCCAATAATATTTTACAGAAACTGCAAAAGGAAGATATTGAAACTGCTGCGGGTAAAGCATTGAAGGAATTTTTACAATTAATGCAGCAGGAATTAGAAGATGCGGATTTAGAAGAAGCAGACTTGCAACGATACAATCAGCCATTAACTACATTTATTCATAATAAATCTCTGCAACATCTTCTTGGTCTTCCCTTTCAACCAGACTGTCAAGTTATAGATTATCAGAGTCTAGTAACCGCTTGGTATGCAGAAAATTTACTTCCTTTACCCCAAGCATTTGATTGGGAAAGATTAGCGAAACGCTATCTCAAGAAAGTGAAGGCGATTATTCGAGAATCAGATAAGTTACGCCCAATTTTCGATTCTCAAAATTTAGAAGAAGTGAGAGATAGCCTACAGCAAATGGCTGGTATCCCTACGGAGTTTGACTTGCTTGGTTATCAAGAAGGTCTGCGGGAACGATATAGTAACTTGAAATTAGATAGTTTAGATACAACTGGCTATGCTTATAATGAGTTGAAGCTATGGCGAATGTTTATCGCTCAAAATGTGCGAGAAGTTCATCAGGTTTTACCCCAAGTTCATGAACTACCAAAGGAACATTTAAAACGGCTGAGAGAAAGTAACCAAATAGAAGATATTTCCTTAGATGAACTGGCTTATTATAAACAAGTTTATATTGAACAACCAACATTTTCCATATTAGATGTGATTAATAACAGACAAAATTATCAATATATAGTTATCTTAGGAGACCCAGGTTCAGGGAAATCCACGTTATTACAATTTCTCGCCTTAAATTGGGCAGAAACACCTTTAGGAAATGCTATTTATCAGCCACTACCTTTATTAATTGAGCTACGCACTTATATGCGGAGGCGAGAAAATAATGAATGCAGTAATTTTATTGATTTCTTTCATAAAAGTAGCGGGATAGTACATCACCTCAATCAACATAAACTGCATGAACAGTTAAAGACTGGTAATGCTTTAGTCATGTTTGATGGCTTAGATGAAGTCTTTGAACAGGGAAAAAGAGAAGATATTATTACTGATATTCATCGTTTCACAAATCAGTATCCTGATGTGCGCGTGATTGTCACTTCTCGCGTGATTGGTTACAAGCCCCAAAGGTTGCGAGATGCAGAGTTTCGCCACTTTATGTTACAAGATTTAGAACCAGAACAAATTCAAGATTTTATCCATCGCTGGCATGAATTAACTTTTTGTGATGAGGGAGATAGAAGGCGGAAAAAAGAGCGCCTGCATAGGGCAATTGATACATCCCATGCGATCGCTGAACTGGCAGGTAATCCCTTATTATTAACGATGATGGCAATTCTCAACCGTAATCAAGAACTGCCCAGAGATAGAGCCACACTGTACGAACAAGCATCACGGGTACTACTGCATCAATGGGATGTGGAACGCGCTTTAGTGGAAGATTACCGCCTAGACCCGAAAACTATCGACTATAAGGATAAACAGGCGATGTTGCGTCAAGTCGCCTACCGTATGCAAACCAGCGAGAAAGGTTTGGCGGGAAATTTGATTAGTACGGGTGATTTAGAAAAAATTTTAATCCGCTATTTAAAAAATATTGAATTTGAACAACCTATCATAGTTGCCAGAGTCATGATTAATCAATTGCGGACTCGCAACTTTATGTTGTCTTACTTGGGTGCAGATTATTATGCTTTTGTCCACAGAACTTTTTTAGAATATTTCTGTGCTTGGGAATTTGTTTGGCAATTTAAAGAAACTCAAACGCTTTCAATTAAAGACCTGAATCATGAAGTATTTGGTAAACACTGGCAAGATGAAACATGGCATGAGGTATTACGCTTAATTACAGGCATGATTGAGCCAAGGTTTGTCTGTGAAATTCTCGATTATTTAATGGCTCAAAATGGTGAAACAGAAAAGTTTATCAATCTTTTTCTCGCTGCTAAATGTCTAGCAGAGGTGCGAAATCGTTTATTAGTAGCATCCACAGCCACTAAACTACTGCACCAAATCAAAGCATTAACTAAATATGACCTGGGCTACTATTATCAACCTTATTTAGATGAGGAAGAAACCCAGCTAGTACAAGAAATTCGTACCAAAGCAGTGACATCTGTCGCCACGACTTGGAAAGATGACCCAGAAACGCTGACTTGGTTAAAACAACTAGCCACGGCTGATGAACGGGAATATGTGCGGAGTGTGGCCTTGCAAGAACTAGCCAGGGGTTTCAAAGATGACCCTGATACCTTACCTTGGCTGAAAAAATGTGCGACTACCGATAGTGATGGGACTGTACGCCAAGCCGCAGTGCAAGAACTAGCAAAGGTTTTTAAAGATGACCCTGATACTTTACCCATTGTCAAACAACGGGGGACTATTGATGAAAATGAATATGTCCGCCAAGTAGCAGTGCAAGAATTAGCTAGGGTTTTTAAAGATAACCCAAATACTTTACCTTGGTTGAAACAACGCACCATAGAGGATAATTCGGGAGCTGTCAGACAAGTAGCAGTGCAAGAATTAGCCAGGGGTTTTAAAGATAGTCCCGATACTTTACCTTGGCTGAAACAATGCACCACGGCTCATGATTGGACTGTGCGTCAAGCTGCATTACAAGAATTAGCCAGAGTTTTTAAGGATGACTATGATACTTTATCTATTCTCAAACAGAGTGCGGCTCATGATGAAAATGAGTATGTGCGCCAAGCCGCAGTGCAGGAATTAGCGAGGGGTTTTAAAGATGACCCCGATACTATATCTATTCTCAAACAGAGTGCGATCGCTGACAAGTCTTTTGATGTCCGCCAAGTTGCAGTACAGGAATTAGCTAGGGGTTTTAAAGATGACTCGCAAACTCTCTCCTGGTTAAAACAATGCGCCACTATTGATGGTGATAAGTATGTCCGCCGGGCGGCTGTGCAAGAATTGGCTAGAGGCTTTAAAGATGACCCCGATATTCTGCCTCTGCTCAAACTGCGAGCTATTGTTGATACACACGCAGATGTCCGCCGGGCGGCTGTGCAAGAATTAGCCAGGGGTTTTAAAGATGACCCAGATACCCTCCCTATTCTCAAACAACGCGCCACCTCTGATGATAATGAATCTGTCCGCCGGGCGGCGGTGCAAGAATTAGCCAGAGGTTTTAAAGATGACTCAGATACCCTACCAATTTTGAAAAAACGTGCCACCTCTGATAAATATGCCAACGTCCGCCAAGCCGCATTACAAGAATTAGCCAGGGGTTTTCAGGATGACCCTGATACTTTACCAATTTTGAAAAAACGGGCTATGACAGACCAGCATTTAGATGTGCGCCATACCGCATTGCAAGAATTAACCCGCAGTTTCAAAGACGACCCTAGTATATTTGAGGTGTTCTATAACTGCGCCGTCAATGACCCCTTTACCCGTGAGTACAACTTTCAACTTAATCCCCGGCAATTAGCCCTAGAAACGATTATTGAACAATATCCCCACCATCCCCAGACTATAAAATTATTGCGCGATCGCGCCACCAATGACCCAGATGAGCAAGTAAGAGAATTTGCAAGTAAGAAATTGCAACAGGGTTTGTGA
- a CDS encoding CO2 hydration protein, which yields MVNIKNKPANKPLAEYIERLQTGEALLVDSPRNVLEVVGILKSYGIVLDAYSKNLIYIAENQFLVFFPFFKYFNGEVSWGKLLRHWWHDRINFEYAEYCMKAMMWHGGGGLDAYLETKEFQRRAETVIQAKFAKNPLVKGLNQLFPDFLTENLRVSAYYSGLGQFWRVMADIFLELSDLYDQGKIQTIPEVVEHIKAGLVADAMKPITYAVKIQNKVYEIIPNSLGLTFLADTAIPYVEAVFFRGTPFLGTVSYNAQAYQIPPDQSRFQYGALYADPLPIGGAGIPPTLLMQDMRHYLPEYLHEIYRQSPRGEDDLLVQICITFQKSMFCVTTAAILGLMPYSLDTKEPSEQEANQIYFEKWMDRFVTSRLVDVNK from the coding sequence ATGGTAAATATTAAAAATAAACCAGCTAATAAACCTTTGGCTGAATATATCGAACGCCTACAAACAGGAGAAGCTTTACTTGTAGATAGTCCTCGAAATGTTTTAGAAGTGGTGGGCATTCTCAAAAGTTATGGAATTGTTTTAGATGCTTATTCTAAAAATCTAATTTATATTGCCGAAAATCAATTTTTAGTATTTTTCCCATTTTTTAAATATTTTAATGGTGAGGTTTCTTGGGGAAAATTACTCCGTCATTGGTGGCATGACAGAATTAATTTTGAATATGCCGAGTATTGTATGAAAGCCATGATGTGGCACGGTGGTGGTGGCTTAGACGCATATTTAGAGACTAAGGAATTTCAACGGCGAGCAGAAACCGTTATTCAAGCAAAATTTGCCAAAAACCCTTTGGTTAAAGGACTCAATCAACTGTTTCCAGATTTTTTAACAGAAAATTTAAGAGTATCTGCTTACTATAGTGGTTTGGGTCAGTTTTGGCGCGTCATGGCTGATATTTTCCTGGAATTATCAGACCTTTATGACCAAGGTAAAATTCAGACTATTCCCGAAGTCGTAGAGCATATAAAAGCTGGGTTGGTTGCAGACGCGATGAAGCCAATTACCTACGCAGTGAAAATCCAAAATAAAGTCTATGAGATTATCCCCAACAGTTTAGGTTTGACTTTCTTGGCAGATACAGCAATACCTTATGTAGAGGCTGTATTTTTTAGGGGGACTCCCTTTTTAGGCACAGTTTCCTATAATGCTCAAGCTTATCAAATTCCTCCTGACCAATCTCGATTTCAATATGGCGCATTATACGCTGACCCTCTACCTATTGGTGGCGCAGGTATTCCGCCTACCTTGCTCATGCAGGATATGCGTCATTATTTGCCAGAGTATTTGCATGAAATTTATCGCCAAAGTCCCAGAGGTGAGGATGATTTGCTAGTGCAGATTTGTATTACTTTTCAAAAGTCAATGTTTTGCGTCACCACAGCCGCCATTTTGGGACTGATGCCTTATTCTTTGGATACCAAGGAACCATCAGAACAGGAAGCCAATCAAATTTATTTTGAAAAGTGGATGGATAGATTTGTCACATCACGCTTGGTTGATGTTAATAAGTAA
- a CDS encoding alpha-amylase family glycosyl hydrolase: MAKPIEFTLFAPYNKGAALIASFSDWQEIPMKKGDDGYFRTTVELEDGTYQYKFRVQTRSWFFEEDQWVDVTDPYATDIDESSGKDNSIARIKDGEKIVDTYVWQHDDKPLPADHELVIYELHVGDFSGGEDDPYARGKYKHVIEKLDYLCELGINAIELLPVKEYPGDYSWGYNPRYFFATESSYGSTADLKKLVDECHQRGIRIIMDGIYNHSEASSPLTQIDHDYWYHHEPRDPDNNWGPEFNYEHYDENLETYPARKFIGDTVRYWVGEYHLDGIRYDAARQIANYDFMHWIAQEAKKTAGAKPFYNVAEHIPETTSITNLDGPMDGCWHDSFYHTIKAHICGDTFDLENLKDVIDPKRQGFLGATNVVNYLTNHDHDHIMVELGNREIFHDEAFRRAKLGTAILMTAVGVPLIWMGEEFGEYKPKQQDQSKIDWTLLGNDLNRSLFDYHKGLIGLRKNNHALYTENIDFIHENPEAKVLAYSRWNDEGSRVVVVTNFSEDFLAGYHVPNFPSGGTWHEWTGDYDVEAGDDGIITDIGPYEAKVFVWQ, from the coding sequence ATGGCAAAGCCCATTGAATTTACCTTATTTGCACCCTATAACAAAGGCGCGGCATTAATCGCATCATTTTCTGATTGGCAAGAAATTCCCATGAAAAAAGGGGATGATGGTTATTTTCGCACAACTGTTGAATTAGAAGACGGTACGTATCAATATAAATTTCGTGTACAAACAAGATCATGGTTTTTTGAAGAAGACCAATGGGTAGATGTAACAGACCCTTATGCCACTGATATTGATGAATCAAGTGGTAAAGATAACAGCATCGCTAGAATCAAAGATGGCGAAAAAATTGTTGATACATACGTTTGGCAACATGATGATAAACCTTTACCTGCTGACCATGAATTAGTTATTTATGAATTACACGTAGGCGACTTTTCTGGTGGAGAAGATGACCCCTATGCGCGCGGTAAATACAAACACGTTATTGAAAAGTTAGATTATTTGTGTGAATTGGGTATCAATGCCATTGAGTTGTTACCAGTAAAAGAATATCCCGGCGATTATAGTTGGGGTTATAATCCTCGCTATTTTTTTGCTACTGAATCCAGCTATGGTTCTACGGCTGATTTGAAAAAATTGGTTGACGAGTGCCATCAACGAGGTATTCGTATCATTATGGACGGGATTTATAACCACTCAGAAGCATCTAGTCCATTGACACAAATAGACCATGACTACTGGTATCATCATGAACCCCGCGACCCTGATAATAACTGGGGGCCAGAGTTTAATTACGAACATTATGATGAAAATTTAGAGACTTACCCAGCAAGAAAATTTATTGGTGATACAGTCAGATATTGGGTCGGAGAATATCATCTAGATGGCATTCGCTACGATGCTGCAAGGCAAATAGCCAACTATGATTTCATGCACTGGATTGCTCAAGAAGCCAAGAAAACTGCGGGGGCAAAACCATTCTACAATGTTGCTGAACACATCCCAGAAACCACCAGCATTACTAATCTAGATGGGCCAATGGATGGATGTTGGCATGATAGTTTTTACCACACGATTAAAGCTCATATATGTGGTGACACCTTTGATTTAGAAAACCTCAAAGATGTCATTGACCCTAAACGCCAAGGTTTTTTGGGTGCAACTAATGTTGTCAACTATCTCACCAACCATGACCACGACCATATCATGGTGGAGCTAGGTAATCGAGAAATTTTTCACGACGAAGCTTTTAGAAGAGCTAAACTAGGAACTGCAATTTTAATGACAGCTGTTGGTGTACCTTTGATTTGGATGGGAGAAGAATTCGGCGAATATAAACCCAAACAACAAGACCAATCTAAAATTGATTGGACACTCTTAGGTAATGATCTTAATCGTAGTTTGTTTGATTACCATAAAGGTTTGATTGGTTTACGTAAGAATAATCACGCGTTGTATACAGAAAATATTGATTTCATCCACGAAAATCCCGAAGCCAAGGTATTAGCTTACAGCCGTTGGAATGATGAAGGTTCTCGTGTGGTAGTCGTGACGAATTTCTCCGAAGATTTCCTCGCTGGTTATCATGTACCTAATTTCCCCTCCGGTGGTACATGGCATGAGTGGACTGGCGACTATGATGTTGAAGCTGGTGATGATGGTATCATTACTGATATCGGGCCTTATGAAGCTAAGGTATTTGTTTGGCAGTAA
- a CDS encoding chlorophyll a/b-binding protein, producing the protein MELYPTDKTETAYNGKDRNAFEFGFTPQSELWNGRLAMLGFLAYLLWDLNGYSVVRDVLHLVAYNAG; encoded by the coding sequence ATGGAACTCTATCCTACCGATAAAACTGAAACCGCATATAATGGCAAAGATCGTAATGCTTTTGAGTTTGGATTTACTCCTCAGTCTGAACTTTGGAATGGTCGTTTAGCTATGCTTGGTTTTCTTGCGTATTTACTTTGGGATTTAAATGGCTATAGTGTAGTGCGGGATGTACTGCACTTGGTCGCCTACAATGCTGGCTAG